The Mycoplasmopsis equigenitalium genome contains a region encoding:
- a CDS encoding alpha/beta fold hydrolase — translation MTIKLLNETIEYTSDDTGKEKVIFIHGFGSNGAVINRLKKYNLNFDLVQIDLPGCGKSTMNKEICSLEYMYEIVVQFIKETKFNFKFAISHSMGSDIVLQLLKNKLVEKAILVSPLTYQLHHTKINIKNNILPTNSEQAKQSLLNLFAHHSEGFLSIVDRQAQTALNYANEHRSFFEAMVDNQILNSNYLNQKQFDIFQKYHKYISIIVGQNDLFTVCEALEKLAKEHDINFYTIPDCGHAIFVEKSETTANLINNIYNDI, via the coding sequence ATGACAATTAAACTTTTAAATGAAACAATTGAATATACAAGTGATGATACAGGCAAGGAAAAAGTAATTTTTATTCATGGATTTGGCTCAAACGGCGCCGTAATCAACAGGTTAAAAAAATATAATTTGAATTTTGATTTAGTACAAATTGATCTTCCTGGCTGTGGAAAATCAACAATGAATAAAGAAATTTGTTCGCTTGAATATATGTATGAAATTGTTGTTCAATTTATTAAAGAAACAAAATTTAATTTTAAATTTGCGATTTCGCATTCAATGGGCAGCGATATTGTTTTACAACTCTTAAAAAATAAGTTGGTTGAAAAAGCGATTTTAGTTTCTCCACTTACTTATCAACTTCATCATACTAAGATTAATATTAAAAACAATATCTTGCCAACAAATTCCGAACAAGCAAAACAATCGCTTTTAAATTTATTCGCGCACCATTCTGAAGGTTTTTTAAGTATTGTAGATCGCCAGGCTCAAACAGCTTTAAATTATGCTAATGAACATCGTAGTTTTTTTGAAGCAATGGTAGATAATCAAATTTTGAATTCAAATTATTTAAATCAAAAACAATTTGATATTTTTCAGAAATATCATAAATATATCAGCATTATTGTTGGGCAAAACGATCTATTCACTGTATGTGAAGCGTTAGAAAAATTAGCAAAAGAACACGATATTAATTTTTACACTATTCCCGATTGTGGTCATGCTATCTTTGTGGAAAAATCGGAAACAACTGCTAACTTAATAAATAATATATATAATGATATATAG
- a CDS encoding lipoate--protein ligase: MIVLKMKSNEPYKTLSLEELILKDEKYIDQDIMLLYQHDNSIIIGRNQNLHEEINLDYTNEHNIKIARRISGGGAVYHDLNNLNFSFITNKTTKGYKQFLQPIIEYLNQIGVPAQFEGRNDIKANGLKISGNAQFIYKNRMFSHGTLLFNVNIEKMVGSLKPNPLKMQSKGIKSVRQRVGNIKDMLKEDISIDDFANNLIKYMQEKYGAVLKTEKDFDYKEHAALAKYKQSDEWLYFKNPEFSIVNTMKFDNGLISFKANLEENKIKSIAFEGDFLSQKEMSDVIHLFDNANYDKKTFATILDKIDLNLYFGWIKKEELITLIFG; the protein is encoded by the coding sequence ATGATAGTTTTGAAAATGAAATCTAATGAACCATACAAAACACTATCGTTAGAAGAATTAATTTTAAAAGACGAAAAATATATAGATCAAGACATTATGTTGTTATATCAACATGACAATTCAATTATTATTGGCCGCAATCAAAATTTACACGAAGAAATTAATCTAGATTATACCAATGAACATAACATAAAAATAGCAAGAAGAATATCTGGTGGCGGCGCCGTTTATCATGATTTAAACAATTTAAATTTTAGTTTTATAACCAACAAAACCACCAAAGGATATAAACAATTTTTACAACCTATTATTGAATATTTGAATCAAATTGGCGTACCTGCTCAATTTGAAGGGCGCAACGATATAAAAGCTAATGGTTTGAAAATTAGCGGTAATGCTCAATTTATTTATAAAAACAGAATGTTTAGTCACGGCACCCTACTTTTTAATGTTAATATTGAAAAAATGGTCGGTTCACTTAAACCCAACCCATTAAAAATGCAATCAAAAGGCATTAAGTCAGTTAGACAAAGAGTGGGAAATATCAAGGATATGCTCAAAGAAGATATTTCTATAGATGATTTTGCAAATAATTTAATTAAATATATGCAAGAAAAATATGGAGCCGTTTTAAAAACAGAAAAAGATTTTGACTACAAAGAACACGCCGCACTTGCAAAATACAAACAATCAGATGAGTGATTATATTTCAAAAATCCAGAATTTAGTATTGTTAACACAATGAAATTTGATAACGGACTTATTTCATTTAAGGCAAATTTGGAAGAAAACAAAATTAAGTCAATTGCATTTGAAGGTGATTTTTTATCACAAAAAGAAATGAGCGATGTTATTCATTTATTTGATAATGCAAATTACGACAAAAAAACTTTCGCTACAATTTTAGATAAAATCGACTTAAATTTATATTTTGGCTGAATTAAGAAAGAAGAATTAATTACTTTAATTTTTGGGTAG
- a CDS encoding MHO_1590 family protein, with product MKNKIKKFLISFSPLPILLPCVAVSCDKGTKSSQNNSTDLDNIDSTNSGTNSNDYTHKNVFPDFRNDEFQKFVRYNSLTKQAYLDKEIIAAFINSLITRMNILTGELRWSFSQPSPRILEIYISWFNNNKTLDKTYVFSING from the coding sequence ATGAAGAATAAAATTAAAAAGTTTTTAATTAGTTTTTCCCCGCTTCCTATCTTACTTCCTTGCGTTGCAGTTAGCTGCGATAAAGGAACAAAAAGCAGTCAAAACAACAGCACTGATTTAGACAATATAGATTCTACAAATAGTGGGACAAACTCAAATGATTACACCCATAAAAATGTTTTCCCCGATTTTAGAAATGATGAATTTCAAAAATTTGTCAGATATAACTCGCTCACAAAACAAGCATATTTAGACAAAGAAATTATTGCGGCATTCATTAATAGTTTAATAACTAGAATGAATATTCTAACCGGGGAGTTGCGTTGAAGTTTCTCACAACCTTCTCCCCGGATTCTTGAGATTTACATTTCATGATTTAATAATAATAAAACACTAGACAAGACTTATGTGTTTTCAATTAATGGTTAA
- a CDS encoding MHO_1580 family protein — protein MIVLNYDMPQKQVKEVFQGQVDYHFKGKRTNISLDINPKNQLFYIRYAFYSGEMTGRTGKIRMKVFINSELVCDSTELQCTHYAYGYYGIEIPEPALKFTKWNEVKNIFISSEYKTSEDNEWHVFDKLHIVNSTNEEDIKNKEYSFGKKGIVFGELTGLRVNDNGFKESHSTMTIIPILDENEDTYDYKTRFFKVRVDAEGQYNNYPVDHEIYGISNLIIDNKLQTLPTKFEYFSSRERKHFFVDIDAQTSYDYHNKTTTSNIDSNSKDGYIIPYSFAGTFSPRLEFSFGSFKNIKAGFDVDVENSLLGDIDSKITVDIKEKNSIENKGFSWNYYSISSKDFAYILPDKLNFSLLLKRSLATGTLPVWKEKDFEIKKEENEE, from the coding sequence ATGATAGTACTAAACTACGATATGCCCCAGAAACAGGTTAAGGAAGTATTTCAAGGTCAAGTTGATTATCATTTTAAAGGAAAAAGGACAAACATTAGTTTGGACATAAATCCTAAAAACCAATTATTTTATATTAGATACGCATTTTATTCAGGCGAAATGACTGGAAGAACAGGTAAAATAAGAATGAAAGTATTTATTAATTCAGAATTAGTTTGTGATTCGACCGAATTACAATGCACACACTACGCTTATGGATATTATGGTATAGAGATACCAGAACCAGCACTAAAATTTACAAAATGAAACGAAGTAAAAAATATTTTTATATCGTCTGAATATAAAACATCAGAAGATAACGAATGACATGTCTTCGACAAATTACATATTGTAAATAGCACAAATGAAGAAGACATTAAAAACAAAGAATATTCTTTTGGAAAAAAAGGAATCGTTTTCGGCGAACTAACCGGACTTAGAGTAAATGATAATGGCTTTAAAGAAAGTCATTCAACAATGACAATTATACCTATTCTGGACGAAAACGAAGACACGTATGATTATAAAACAAGATTTTTTAAAGTGCGTGTAGACGCAGAAGGACAATATAATAATTATCCTGTTGATCACGAAATTTATGGAATTAGTAATTTGATTATTGATAACAAGTTACAAACATTACCTACAAAATTTGAATATTTTTCTTCGAGAGAACGAAAACATTTCTTTGTTGATATTGATGCACAAACATCGTATGATTATCATAACAAAACTACTACATCAAACATAGATTCTAATAGCAAGGATGGATATATTATTCCATATTCTTTTGCCGGAACATTTTCTCCAAGATTAGAATTCAGTTTTGGTAGTTTTAAGAATATTAAAGCAGGTTTTGATGTAGATGTAGAAAACTCACTATTAGGTGATATAGATAGTAAAATTACGGTTGACATAAAAGAAAAAAACTCAATAGAAAATAAAGGTTTTTCTTGAAATTATTATTCAATTAGTTCAAAAGATTTTGCATATATTTTACCTGATAAACTTAATTTCTCATTACTACTTAAACGATCGTTAGCTACAGGAACTTTGCCTGTTTGAAAAGAAAAAGATTTTGAAATTAAAAAGGAAGAAAATGAAGAATAA
- a CDS encoding MG284/MPN403 family protein — MNIKKLDFTSKKNLVKDACKLYKRVKGVQLSDEVLKRYNTSAKNTLELNKTMKVKSIFEQILNLLSPTSYMIIDNLFLKEHEEKEKWIDQYFSKTTFYKRQHEAIDEFLDYLYEK; from the coding sequence ATGAATATAAAAAAATTAGACTTCACATCTAAGAAAAACTTAGTTAAAGACGCTTGCAAATTGTACAAACGTGTTAAAGGTGTACAGTTAAGCGACGAAGTTTTAAAAAGATATAACACATCTGCTAAGAACACCTTAGAATTGAATAAAACTATGAAAGTAAAATCAATTTTTGAACAAATTTTGAATTTACTTTCGCCAACAAGTTATATGATTATCGATAACTTGTTTCTTAAAGAACACGAAGAAAAAGAAAAATGAATTGACCAATACTTTTCAAAAACCACTTTTTATAAAAGACAACACGAGGCTATAGATGAGTTTCTAGACTATCTATATGAAAAATAA
- the proS gene encoding proline--tRNA ligase, with translation MKTLNKITPQKENFAKWYVDVVKNGELMEYGLVKGTIIFKPNSFGIWENIQRILNEKFKQEGVENVYLPMLIPTQQFQKEKNHIAGFNPELATITKVGDKELPEHIYIRPTSEVLFADLFRNIISEKNELPILFNQWANVLRWEKTTNPFLRNSEFLWQEGHTVHDNAIEARKLTRKMLSIYAKFIKDYLAIPTITGKKTPREKFAGACTTYTVEAMMKDGKALQSATSHYLAQNFSKPYDIKFKNKDNEFEYVYQTSWGVSTRLIGAIIMNHGDDRGVIIPPLIANTQIDILTLFSNKNPDVSKVAKQIFNKLIKKYRVKIDDTDKQPGFKAAQSEIQGVPIRIEVGPRDLANNQVSIVRRDTLEKTLVDIDKIQVFIKKLIKDIQDNLYKMAKERLDANIVEVNNYKEFKEAIAQNRFVIAPFEGEEVVEEIIQKETGATSRCILIQNKKASLKKCIYTSTKTKRRVLFAKSY, from the coding sequence ATGAAGACATTAAATAAGATTACTCCACAAAAAGAAAATTTTGCAAAATGATATGTTGACGTTGTTAAAAACGGCGAATTGATGGAATATGGCTTAGTAAAAGGAACAATTATTTTCAAACCAAACAGTTTTGGAATATGAGAAAATATTCAACGAATTTTAAATGAAAAGTTTAAGCAAGAAGGTGTTGAAAACGTTTATCTTCCAATGCTTATTCCTACTCAGCAATTTCAAAAAGAAAAAAACCATATCGCAGGTTTTAATCCCGAATTAGCAACCATCACTAAAGTTGGTGATAAGGAACTACCTGAACATATTTATATAAGACCCACATCAGAAGTTCTTTTTGCAGATTTATTTCGTAATATAATTAGCGAAAAAAATGAGCTGCCAATTCTTTTTAATCAATGAGCAAATGTTCTTAGATGAGAAAAAACAACAAATCCATTTTTAAGAAACTCGGAATTTTTATGACAAGAAGGACACACAGTTCACGATAACGCTATTGAAGCAAGAAAATTAACAAGAAAAATGTTAAGCATTTATGCAAAATTTATTAAAGATTATTTAGCGATCCCAACAATTACTGGTAAAAAAACACCACGCGAAAAGTTTGCGGGCGCATGTACTACTTATACAGTTGAAGCGATGATGAAAGATGGTAAGGCGCTACAAAGTGCTACAAGCCACTATTTAGCCCAAAACTTTTCAAAACCTTATGACATAAAATTTAAAAATAAAGATAATGAGTTTGAATACGTTTACCAAACCTCGTGAGGAGTTTCGACTAGATTAATTGGAGCAATCATTATGAATCACGGTGATGATCGAGGTGTGATTATACCACCACTTATTGCAAATACACAAATTGATATTCTTACATTGTTTTCGAATAAAAATCCTGATGTTTCGAAGGTTGCCAAACAAATTTTTAACAAATTAATTAAAAAATATCGTGTAAAAATTGATGATACCGATAAACAACCTGGTTTTAAAGCCGCACAAAGCGAAATTCAAGGTGTTCCGATTAGAATAGAAGTTGGTCCACGCGACCTAGCAAATAATCAAGTATCAATTGTGCGGCGTGATACTTTAGAAAAAACATTGGTTGATATTGACAAAATTCAAGTTTTTATTAAAAAATTAATTAAAGATATTCAAGACAACTTATATAAAATGGCGAAAGAAAGACTTGATGCCAATATTGTTGAAGTTAATAACTATAAAGAATTTAAAGAAGCCATTGCGCAAAATAGATTCGTTATTGCGCCTTTTGAGGGCGAAGAAGTTGTAGAAGAAATCATTCAAAAAGAAACCGGCGCTACATCGCGTTGTATCTTGATTCAAAACAAAAAAGCATCTCTCAAAAAATGCATTTATACAAGCACCAAAACTAAGCGAAGAGTGCTTTTTGCTAAAAGCTACTAG
- the rsmI gene encoding 16S rRNA (cytidine(1402)-2'-O)-methyltransferase — protein MSKLYLVATPIGNLKDITLRALEVLGSVDYIACEDTRTSAKLLNHYNIKKPLLSHHTHNERNSTKGILKLLEEGKNVALISDAGMPIISDPGFNLLQEAKEHNFEFEIIPGASASVLAFAYSNLGNSFTFLGFLESKTTRIKNQLSSLPKGTYVAFVSPHKLMTTMSIFQENFNKNVEIYLVKELTKVNEKHFTGTPDEVIEQLNKSSLKGEFTIVFKIK, from the coding sequence ATGTCTAAACTATACTTAGTGGCTACCCCTATTGGCAATTTAAAAGATATTACATTACGTGCGCTTGAAGTGTTAGGGAGTGTTGATTATATCGCTTGCGAAGACACAAGAACATCAGCAAAATTGTTAAACCATTACAACATTAAAAAACCACTTTTGTCACACCATACACATAACGAGAGAAACAGTACAAAAGGTATTTTAAAATTACTTGAAGAAGGGAAAAATGTAGCATTAATTTCCGATGCGGGAATGCCAATTATTTCCGATCCTGGTTTTAATCTTTTACAAGAAGCAAAAGAGCATAATTTCGAGTTTGAAATTATTCCTGGTGCCTCAGCATCTGTGCTTGCTTTTGCTTATTCTAATTTAGGGAATAGTTTCACCTTTTTAGGTTTTTTAGAATCGAAAACAACACGGATTAAAAACCAGTTATCCTCATTACCAAAAGGAACATATGTAGCGTTTGTTTCACCTCATAAATTAATGACAACAATGAGCATTTTTCAAGAGAATTTCAACAAAAATGTTGAAATTTACTTAGTTAAGGAACTTACAAAAGTTAATGAAAAACACTTTACAGGAACACCTGATGAAGTAATCGAACAACTTAACAAAAGTTCATTAAAAGGCGAGTTTACAATTGTCTTTAAAATCAAATAA
- the tmk gene encoding dTMP kinase: MFITFEGLDASGKSTAIKKVYKYLKEKYPKLELVLTREPGGINLVEAERVREIVLDKNSHLSDWSEAFLISAARRIHMEKVIWPALKAKKLILCDRYVDSFYAYQGFGREIGYQKLYEFSKFIIEDTMPNLTFYFEISVDKCLERMHKTRTTLDRLDSLEHHFYERVEEGYKFLINQDKERFLMIDATKSVNKVVEQVIEKLENNKRFQEYINGYF, translated from the coding sequence ATGTTCATAACTTTTGAAGGTTTAGATGCTAGTGGAAAATCAACAGCAATAAAAAAAGTTTATAAATATTTAAAAGAAAAATATCCAAAACTTGAATTAGTTTTAACAAGAGAACCAGGCGGAATTAATTTAGTAGAAGCAGAGCGCGTTAGGGAAATTGTGTTAGATAAAAATTCACATCTTTCAGATTGATCTGAAGCATTTTTAATTTCAGCTGCCAGAAGAATTCATATGGAAAAAGTAATTTGACCTGCTTTAAAAGCTAAAAAACTAATTTTATGTGATCGTTATGTTGACTCTTTTTATGCTTATCAGGGTTTTGGTCGTGAAATAGGGTATCAAAAATTATACGAGTTCTCAAAATTTATTATTGAAGACACAATGCCAAATTTAACTTTTTATTTTGAAATCAGTGTTGATAAATGTTTGGAACGTATGCATAAAACAAGAACAACACTTGATCGCTTGGATAGTCTAGAACATCACTTTTATGAACGTGTTGAAGAAGGCTACAAATTTTTAATTAATCAAGACAAAGAACGTTTTTTGATGATTGATGCCACCAAAAGTGTGAATAAAGTAGTTGAACAAGTAATTGAAAAACTAGAAAATAACAAACGTTTCCAGGAGTATATTAATGGATATTTTTAA